ATACTGGGCTGGTGAGCCCCCCGTGATGCAAGTAGGATGGCGGTGATGACCTTCAAGAAGACTGACTCTGAAATTGAGATCGAACCGGTCTATTCGCCAGCCAATAGCTCGGTTGATTACGAGCGTGACCTCGGTGATCCCGGTACCTTCCCCTTCACGCGGGGTATCTATCCCGAGATGTACCGACGTCGCGCCTGGACCATGCGCCAATACGCTGGCTTCGGGACGGCACAAGCGACCAACGAACGCTTCCATTTTCTCCTAAAGAACGGCCAGACCGGGCTTTCGTGCGCCTTTGATCTCCCAACGCAGATGGGCTATGACGCAGATCACCCCAGGGCCGAAGGAGAGGTCGGCCGGGTTGGAGTCGCTATCTCATCAATTGAGGATATGCACCTGCTGTTCAAGAATATCCCGCTCGACAGGGTAACCACCTCCATGACGATCAATGCCACGGCCTCGACCTTGCTGTTGCTCTACCAGCTGGTGGCCGAGGAGACCAACGTCGACCCAGCCACCATCGGCGGGACGATTCAAAACGACGTCTTAAAGGAGTACGCCGCCAGGGGAACCTACATCTACCCGCCCCGCCCCAGCATGCGCATTATCACTGACATCTTTAGCTATTGCCAACGGGAGCTCCCTCACTTTAACACGATCTCCATCTCGGGCTATCACATCCGTGAGGCGGGCTCGACCGCCGCCCAGGAGCTCGCCTTTACGATCGCCAACGGCATAGCCTACGTCGAGGCAGCATTGGCGGCGGGACTCGCTGTCGACGACTTCGCTCCTCGCCTCAGCTTTTTTTGGAACGCCCACAATAACCTCTTTGAGGAGGTCGCGAAGTTCAGAGCCGCGCGCCGGTTGTGGGCTAACATCATGCGGGATCGCTTCCACGCTCTAGACCCTCGATCCCAGCTGATGCGCTTTCACACCCAAACCGGTGGATCAACTCTTACGGCACAACAGCCTGAGGTCAACATCATCCGTGTCTCGCTCCAGGCACTGGCTGGCGCCCTCGGTGGCACTCAGTCGCTGCATACCAACGGATACGATGAGGCTCTTGGGCTCCCTACAGAGAAGGCCGCCAAACTCGCCCTGCGCACCCAACAGGTAATCGCCTACGAGACAGGAGTGACCGATACCGTAGACCCACTGGCTGGCTCGTACTTTGTGGAGTCACTGACGACCTCGCTTGAGGAAAAGGCTCGCGGATACCTTGAGGAGATCGACGGTCAGGGCGGTGCCGTTGCGGCCATCGAAACCGGCTACATCCAACAAGAGATCGAACGAGCAGCATACGACTACACCAAGGCCGTTGATGCCGGCGACAAGATCATCGTAGGAGTCAATCAATTTATCGATGCCGAGGAGGTCAGCCCAGAGGTCTTCCCTATCGACCCAGCACTCCAACGCGAACAGTCCAACAGGGTTCAGGAGTTGCGACGACGAAGAGACCAAGGTGCCGTTGACCTCGCCCTAACCAACCTCAAGGCGGCAGCCGAAGGTACGGACAACGTCTGCTACCCCATGAAACAAGCGCTCGCAGCACGGGCGACGCTCGGGGAGGTAGCTGATTGCCTGCGTAGCGTTTTCGGTACCTACACACCTAATTGATTTTAATGTATTCTATGCTATACTGATCCCATCACCAAGGAGGGTCGCCATGGGTCAGGAAGGTCCACGTCCAGCATTGCTATCGATCAGTCGGTGGGAGGTTCCCCATGACCGGGAGCGCTGGTGGCCAATCAGCTCAGACTATGTTCAGCTGCTTTGGCTGCCCGTACTCGGACCGTCCTGCATCGTACTCCTCCAGCGCCTTGATCTCCTCATCGGCACGTCGAAGAGCGTCTGTGTTCCATCAGAGGAGCTCGCCCGCTCACTCGGCCTCGGCCATACCCCGAATCGAGGTTCCCTGCTGGATCGGAGTATCGATCGTTGCCGGGATTTCCACGTGCTACGAGAGCTCACGCCTGGCTCCATTGAGGTCCCACGAGAGCTTCCACCGCTTAGCAGCCGTCAGCTACGACGACTTCCAGCGAGTCTGCAGGCGATCGCGAGACCCGAGCTCCACCGCTATCGTGCAATGGCCGATCGCGATGGACGATTACGCCAGCTCAGCGCCACACTTGCTGAGCTGGGCGCCGAAGAGGACGAGATCGTCGATCAACTGACGCGTTTGGGCTACGCACCGACTATCCGGCAGGTTACTGTAACCAACGGATAAAGGTTAACACGCCAAAGCCAGTCGCACCCGCACGGATCCATCCACGATCGCCTTCGGCACGCGAGGGACCGGCGATGTCTAAATGTGCCCAGTGGGCGTCGGGTACAAAACGCTGCAGCAGCAGTGCGGCGGTGATAGCGCCTCCCCCACGCTTGCCGACATTCTTCATGTCACCGACCTCAGAGGCGATGAGCTTCTCATAGCTCTTCGGGAGAGGTAGCTGCCAGTTCGGCTCGAGAGCACGCTCACCCGCTGCATGAAGCGCGTCGATGAGCGGCTGCTCGTTACCCATGAGTCCAGCGATCTCTTCGCCCAGTGCAACGACACAAGCCCCAGTAAGGGTTGCAATATCTACGATCTCTTCGTTGCCATCCTCAAGCGCCAACGTGAGGCCATCCGCCAACACCAAACGGCCCTCGGCATCGGTATTGAGTACCTCAATCGTGCGTCCCGAGCGGGTGATCAAGACATCCCCCGGCTTTTGCGCACTACCTGAGGGCATATTTTCAGTCAGCATCAGGTAACCATTGACCTCATGGGTAACGCCGAGCGCTCGCAGCGTGGACATCGCCGCGAGGACCGCTGCTGCACCACCCATGTCCGTCTTCATAGTCATCATCCCCTCACCAGACTTGAGCGAGAGACCACCAGAGTCGAACGTAATCCCCTTGCCGACTAGCCCGACCTTCTTGCCAGAAGCTTGATCGGGTCGATAGGAGAGTTTGATCGCACGCGGGGGCTCAACCGATCCACGGGCAACACCCAAGAGCCCACCAAGGTGCTCGCGCTCACAGTCCTGCTCATCCCAGACACGGATCTCAAGCCCCGAGCGGCCCGCCACCTCGGTGGCGATACGGGCAAAGTCCCTCGGCGTCAGACGAGAGGGGGGCTCGTTGATCAGATCACGGGCGAGGGCAACGGCCTCGGCGAGCACGAGTGCGCGCTCGAGTGCGGCTTCAAGGTTTGGCTGTGTGACAAGCTCGATCTGCGAGCAGAGGAAGGCATCTGGATCCTCTTTGGTGCGGTAAGTATCGAACCGGTAACCCGCGAGCAACATGCCGATGGCAAACTCCTCGAGTTGCTCGAACTCGAGACTGGGAACCGAGACCGCGACCCCGCTAAGGTGGGCCTTGGATGCCTCATCCACTACCGCGGCTCCGAGACCCCGAAGCTGCTCCCTGGTAGGATCGGCGGCGATACGGAGTTCGTAGCCGAGACTTCCATCCACAACGGCTGCGCGCAGCCGTGTCGAATACTCACCCGGCTGGATACGCACTATCGGCATTCCTGCACTTGCCTGACTCGCCACGGTCACTGTTGTCTTTAAGCCCACGTTTCACTCCTCTTCTGGTCAAATCTCATGCCGTCTCATGATCAAATGAGCGGGGGCGAACCCGGTCGTTCGTGGTCACGACTGCAACCACTCTCAGGGTGCTCCAGCTAATAACCTTAGGCGCGCCCCGAGCCCCGAGCGGTCAAGGACGAGCCCTCGCTCCATCTGGCAAGGGTCCACAAAAGATCAGAGAGCCGATTCAGATAGACCTGGACCAGCGAGTCGGGCGCCGTGCGTACGAAGGCAACGCTATGGCGCTCAGCTCTCCTGACCACCGTGCGCGCCACGTCGAGAAAGGCAGCGACAACCTCCTCACCAGGGACCACGAACTCACGAGGAGGCGTGAAACGCGTCGACACCTCATCGATGAGCTCCTCGAGGTGAGAGACCATCTCGGGCGAGACCAAAGTGGCTCCAGCCTTGAGGCGATCCCGCTTGTCTGGGTGCGTCGCCACCTCTGCCATGAGGATCCACAGATCGAGTTCCGCGTCCCGACAGATGGCTGCAAGCTCGGAATGGGCATGTGCTCGGGCTACCCCGAGATGGGCTTGTGCCTCATCGACGGCCCCATTGAGCTCGATCTGGAGCGAATCCTTGGGTGCCCGACCGCCGTACAGCAGGCCTGTTGTCCCATGATCGCCAGTCTTAGTATAAATCTTCACAACATCACTCCTCAAAAGCGCCACCTACCAGCTACTAGCCTATTAGGCATGCTTGATTACGCCCGGTTCGTCAAAGAACAGATTGTTATCTTCGACGGGGCTACCGGAACCAACCTACAGCTTAAGGAGCTTGCCGCCGACGACTTCGGCGGTGAACGCCTTGAGGGTTGCAACGAGGTGTTGGTTCGCACCAAGCCAGACGTGATCCGCGAGCTCCATGCATCATTCCTTGCCGTCGGCGTGGACGTCATTGAGACCGATACCTTTGGCTCGCTCGCCCCTGTTCTGAGCGAATATGGCCTTGCATCAGAGGCACGCGAGCTCAACGAACTCGCGGCCCGTCTAGCAGTTGATGTTGCCCACGATTTTTCTA
This portion of the Ferrimicrobium sp. genome encodes:
- a CDS encoding methylmalonyl-CoA mutase family protein, whose amino-acid sequence is MTFKKTDSEIEIEPVYSPANSSVDYERDLGDPGTFPFTRGIYPEMYRRRAWTMRQYAGFGTAQATNERFHFLLKNGQTGLSCAFDLPTQMGYDADHPRAEGEVGRVGVAISSIEDMHLLFKNIPLDRVTTSMTINATASTLLLLYQLVAEETNVDPATIGGTIQNDVLKEYAARGTYIYPPRPSMRIITDIFSYCQRELPHFNTISISGYHIREAGSTAAQELAFTIANGIAYVEAALAAGLAVDDFAPRLSFFWNAHNNLFEEVAKFRAARRLWANIMRDRFHALDPRSQLMRFHTQTGGSTLTAQQPEVNIIRVSLQALAGALGGTQSLHTNGYDEALGLPTEKAAKLALRTQQVIAYETGVTDTVDPLAGSYFVESLTTSLEEKARGYLEEIDGQGGAVAAIETGYIQQEIERAAYDYTKAVDAGDKIIVGVNQFIDAEEVSPEVFPIDPALQREQSNRVQELRRRRDQGAVDLALTNLKAAAEGTDNVCYPMKQALAARATLGEVADCLRSVFGTYTPN
- a CDS encoding leucyl aminopeptidase, which gives rise to MGLKTTVTVASQASAGMPIVRIQPGEYSTRLRAAVVDGSLGYELRIAADPTREQLRGLGAAVVDEASKAHLSGVAVSVPSLEFEQLEEFAIGMLLAGYRFDTYRTKEDPDAFLCSQIELVTQPNLEAALERALVLAEAVALARDLINEPPSRLTPRDFARIATEVAGRSGLEIRVWDEQDCEREHLGGLLGVARGSVEPPRAIKLSYRPDQASGKKVGLVGKGITFDSGGLSLKSGEGMMTMKTDMGGAAAVLAAMSTLRALGVTHEVNGYLMLTENMPSGSAQKPGDVLITRSGRTIEVLNTDAEGRLVLADGLTLALEDGNEEIVDIATLTGACVVALGEEIAGLMGNEQPLIDALHAAGERALEPNWQLPLPKSYEKLIASEVGDMKNVGKRGGGAITAALLLQRFVPDAHWAHLDIAGPSRAEGDRGWIRAGATGFGVLTFIRWLQ
- a CDS encoding cob(I)yrinic acid a,c-diamide adenosyltransferase is translated as MKIYTKTGDHGTTGLLYGGRAPKDSLQIELNGAVDEAQAHLGVARAHAHSELAAICRDAELDLWILMAEVATHPDKRDRLKAGATLVSPEMVSHLEELIDEVSTRFTPPREFVVPGEEVVAAFLDVARTVVRRAERHSVAFVRTAPDSLVQVYLNRLSDLLWTLARWSEGSSLTARGSGRA